In Brachypodium distachyon strain Bd21 chromosome 2, Brachypodium_distachyon_v3.0, whole genome shotgun sequence, one genomic interval encodes:
- the LOC100835715 gene encoding uncharacterized protein LOC100835715 isoform X1: MAVAPVLPPTLLASHAAVRAVASRVAASRPIRVAGDDHLHPPQVASLRRGDWVKLICGASFEDAADVRNLSLVYTLAGVDCIDCAADASVVGAVNEGIDVAASIVPTVQRPWVMVSVNDDCRDLHFRKAEFDPEDCPPNCSKPCEKVCPADAISLKRVVVGGEHAHSDPLSDKLEGGVIMQRCYGCGRCLSVCPYDRISAMSYIRDPTMTAELLKRSDVDAIEIHTTGKGTDMFSILWSSLGESINSVKLVAVSIILCIFCAFQVSLPNAGESTIDFMNAIHTIMQSYREGYNLWQLDGRPMSGDIGRGATRETVSFAVDLTSMSDRPQGFYQLAGGTNLYTVDSLKNAGLFKATTLPGTTTTEKFGSQQALIGGIAYGGYARKIIGRILRKIPVQLGRMRIEDHPGYLLEALQEAMSLVGPVKGYPSPPK, from the exons ATGGCCGTCGCGCCGGTTCTGCCGCCGACTCTCCTCGcctcccacgccgccgtccgtGCCGTGGCCTCGCgcgtcgccgcctcccgccctATCCGagtcgccggcgacgaccaTCTCCACCCGCCGCAGGTCGCGTCCCTCCGGCGCGGCGATTGGGTGAAGCTCATATGCGGCGCCAGCTTCGAG GATGCTGCTGATGTCAGGAATCTCTCCCTTGTCTACACGTTGGCTGGAG TGGATTGCATTGATTGTGCAGCAGATGCATCTGTAGTCGGTGCAGTCAATGAAGGTATTGATGTAGCAGCCTCAATTGTACCAACAGTTCAAAGGCCTTGGGTGATGGTTAGTGTTAATGATGATTGCAGAGATCTCCATTTCCGTAAAGCTG AATTTGATCCTGAGGATTGCCCACCGAATTGCTCCAAGCCATGTGAAAAAGTTTGTCCTGCTGATGCAATATCACTAAAGAGGGTCGTGGTCGGAGGAGAACATGCGCATTCTGATCCTTTATCTGACAAACTTGAG GGTGGTGTCATTATGCAAAGATGCTATGGCTGTGGTAGATGCTTATCAGTTTGCCCTTATGACAGAATAA GTGCTATGTCCTATATTCGAGATCCTACCATGACTGCTGAACTGTTGAAAAGGAGTGATGTCGATGCAATAGAAATTCATACCACTGGAAA GGGGACCGATATGTTCAGTATCCTCTGGAGCAGCTTGGGCGAGTCAATCAATAGTGTGAAGCTGGTTGCAGTAAGCATCATACTATGTATCT TTTGTGCATTTCAGGTTAGCCTGCCTAATGCTGGTGAATCAACAATTGATTTCATGAATGCAATACACACGATAATGCAGTCTTATCGTGAAGGGTATAATCTTTGGCAG TTAGATGGTCGGCCCATGAGCGGTGACATTGGTCGAGGCGCAACAAGGGAAACAGTTTCTTTTGCTGTTGATTTGACTTCCATGTCAGATAGGCCTCAGG GCTTCTATCAGTTAGCTGGTGGCACCAACTTATACACCGTAGACAGCTTAAAGAACGCTGGTCTTTTCAAGGCTACGACTTTACCTG GGACAACTACCACTGAAAAATTTGGTTCTCAGCAAGCTCTAATTGGAGGAATAGCTTATGGTGGCTATGCTCGTAAG ATCATTGGAAGAATTCTGCGCAAAATACCAGTACAACTCGGTCGCATGCGCATTGAGGATCACCCGGGATATCTACTGGAGGCATTGCAAGAAGCCATGTCGTTAGTAGGTCCTGTGAAGGGTTATCCAAGTCCCCCAAAATGA
- the LOC100835715 gene encoding uncharacterized protein LOC100835715 isoform X2, producing MAVAPVLPPTLLASHAAVRAVASRVAASRPIRVAGDDHLHPPQVASLRRGDWVKLICGASFEDAADVRNLSLVYTLAGVDCIDCAADASVVGAVNEGIDVAASIVPTVQRPWVMVSVNDDCRDLHFRKAEFDPEDCPPNCSKPCEKVCPADAISLKRVVVGGEHAHSDPLSDKLEGGVIMQRCYGCGRCLSVCPYDRISAMSYIRDPTMTAELLKRSDVDAIEIHTTGKGTDMFSILWSSLGESINSVKLVAVSLPNAGESTIDFMNAIHTIMQSYREGYNLWQLDGRPMSGDIGRGATRETVSFAVDLTSMSDRPQGFYQLAGGTNLYTVDSLKNAGLFKATTLPGTTTTEKFGSQQALIGGIAYGGYARKIIGRILRKIPVQLGRMRIEDHPGYLLEALQEAMSLVGPVKGYPSPPK from the exons ATGGCCGTCGCGCCGGTTCTGCCGCCGACTCTCCTCGcctcccacgccgccgtccgtGCCGTGGCCTCGCgcgtcgccgcctcccgccctATCCGagtcgccggcgacgaccaTCTCCACCCGCCGCAGGTCGCGTCCCTCCGGCGCGGCGATTGGGTGAAGCTCATATGCGGCGCCAGCTTCGAG GATGCTGCTGATGTCAGGAATCTCTCCCTTGTCTACACGTTGGCTGGAG TGGATTGCATTGATTGTGCAGCAGATGCATCTGTAGTCGGTGCAGTCAATGAAGGTATTGATGTAGCAGCCTCAATTGTACCAACAGTTCAAAGGCCTTGGGTGATGGTTAGTGTTAATGATGATTGCAGAGATCTCCATTTCCGTAAAGCTG AATTTGATCCTGAGGATTGCCCACCGAATTGCTCCAAGCCATGTGAAAAAGTTTGTCCTGCTGATGCAATATCACTAAAGAGGGTCGTGGTCGGAGGAGAACATGCGCATTCTGATCCTTTATCTGACAAACTTGAG GGTGGTGTCATTATGCAAAGATGCTATGGCTGTGGTAGATGCTTATCAGTTTGCCCTTATGACAGAATAA GTGCTATGTCCTATATTCGAGATCCTACCATGACTGCTGAACTGTTGAAAAGGAGTGATGTCGATGCAATAGAAATTCATACCACTGGAAA GGGGACCGATATGTTCAGTATCCTCTGGAGCAGCTTGGGCGAGTCAATCAATAGTGTGAAGCTGGTTGCA GTTAGCCTGCCTAATGCTGGTGAATCAACAATTGATTTCATGAATGCAATACACACGATAATGCAGTCTTATCGTGAAGGGTATAATCTTTGGCAG TTAGATGGTCGGCCCATGAGCGGTGACATTGGTCGAGGCGCAACAAGGGAAACAGTTTCTTTTGCTGTTGATTTGACTTCCATGTCAGATAGGCCTCAGG GCTTCTATCAGTTAGCTGGTGGCACCAACTTATACACCGTAGACAGCTTAAAGAACGCTGGTCTTTTCAAGGCTACGACTTTACCTG GGACAACTACCACTGAAAAATTTGGTTCTCAGCAAGCTCTAATTGGAGGAATAGCTTATGGTGGCTATGCTCGTAAG ATCATTGGAAGAATTCTGCGCAAAATACCAGTACAACTCGGTCGCATGCGCATTGAGGATCACCCGGGATATCTACTGGAGGCATTGCAAGAAGCCATGTCGTTAGTAGGTCCTGTGAAGGGTTATCCAAGTCCCCCAAAATGA